The DNA region gCACCATGTCTGCCTTTCCCCCTGCTGCATCCACAACTaaaaaaagttgggaaaaaaccaacaaagatgCCCAAACGTTAAAAATACCCAGGTCTGCAGTGACTGGCATGTCTGAGAGTCCTAATCCAGGCTACAAGTGTTTATGGCTccagatatacatatatatgcacacatggagccataaatatatatatctgtatgtgtgtatatatatttatgtgtgtatatatatgcatatatatacacatgtgtatgtatatttgtgtatctatgcatatatatacacatatgtgtgtatataaatatacatatttttgtgcGTATGCTGCACTGGTTTAAGGAGAAAGTGAGGATGGTCTCGAAAAATCTGGCGTGATTCCATGCATCCACCAAATTCAGGCAATGGCATCCCAGCATTTCAGAGCCGCTTTTCAAATCACACCCCCCTCGCAATTAAGCGCCTGCCTAAAAAGGattgatttttaatttacagtatttttattgcGTCCAAAAGAACCCTAGAAATTCCCACATTCTAAGGCAGTTTCGGGGctcacccctccctccccacacccccattTTTTGGGAAAAcagtctttttcctctccccccacaGGAGAAAGCAGCGGGGGGGCCCCCCGTGCCCCGACCCTACACGAAGTCCCCACGGAAAGGGCGGGGGGTGCCCCCCTGCGCCTGCCAGCGGCCCCGCAGCGTGCACAGGGGCTTGCCCTCCAGGCTCTCCAGCTCAGGGAAGCCCAGCTGGTTCAGGACCTCGTAGACCCCGGCCACCGCCGCCacctgaaagcagaggaagaagagagatttaACTCCCCCCAGCACCCTTAGCATGCTTTTGCCACCTCCTGGGTGAAGATGCACGGGGCAGGTCCCAGCATCTCCCTGCATCCAGGAACCCACCCGactcccacagccccccccaactTTCCTCCAGCCAGGGTTTATACATTTCATAGGCCGCTTCCTCGCTGCTGGGGTCAGGGTTTGTTGGCTTTGGCACCCTTCTGCCAAAAAGCTACAATGGCACCTTGTTTTCGCTAAAAACACAGGGATTATGCAGTGGGAAGGGGCACTTTTGGGGTCAAAGGCTCCTTGTATCCGCAGGTTGGGTGTATTTCCCCTCCTCCAGCAAACGGGGGGACAGCGGGCAGATGTAAACCCATGCATTAAAGATTTAAACCCATGCATCCAGCCAACAGCAAGCATCACACGTCTCTGCTACAAGATGGTCCAGCGCCAGGCACCGCCTCCCCCCATGCCACCAGGCAATGCAAACACCAGCATAACCAGGATGCCGTGCCGGGGTGGGCACCGGTCATCCCCCCCTTCCTCGCCGCAGTCCCTTCCAGCGACATGGCAGCGGAGCTGGCGAGATGAGCGGAGCTGGCAGCCACCACTTTCATCTCCCGCCCAGCGGATCAAACATGCCAATATGAATTAGCAGCGCTGGCGGAGGCAAGTGAAGGGACAAGGTTTTTTCCCACAAAGGCAGGCGCTGCCCGCTTCACGCCCCACAAACCCGGGGAGAGGAAAAACTAATCTCTgcatcataataaaaataattaaaaataacaaaaagcaggaaatatGGAGAATTTGGGGTGTCTCACCCAATTCCTATTCCATTTTTTCAGCTGACTCCCAATTCTCTCGGATGCGTGGTGCCAGCACCCGCATGCCCGtcgccgcctgccccggccagGCAAGGCAAAACGGAGctgcttttaattattctttcctttcacttcccCAACCCGTTTGGCCAggatattgtatttttaatacgCTGCAAAGAGACTAGAGGTGGGTTTGGGTGCAAGGAGAGCCAGCCAAGATAACCAAGCCAGGCGGAGGGCCCAGGGGGGCTGGCTGGTGGCCTCCCACCCCCAGATGCTGTAATCGCAACTGGCAGATCAAAATAAAACCCTGCAAAACTCAGGAAAGggcaggtttggggtggggggagcaccccATCCATGGCGGTGGGATGCCACCCATCTCCAGCAACCTGCCTGGCTTTCCCCGAGAGCCACCAGCCCAGCAAGATGGGAGCTTGCCCGGAGCGAAGGAACCTGATACGATGTCCCCAGCCACCATTCAAAAATCATATAAAACAAAAACGGGGGTCTGCTTCCCAGAGCCCTGGAGCGAGGTCCTGCTGGTGGCTTAGGCAGGGAAAGCCTCACCTCGCGCATCCAGAGGCTGAAGGGCCGCTGCCAGGAGTCCTTCTTCTCCAGATGCAGGTAGGCGTTGAAGAGGATCAGGTAGATGTAGCGCTCCAGGTACTGCAGGCTCCTCAGCTGCAGGGTCCACgtctccctctcttccttgccCGACTTGCCCTGGAAGGAGCAAGAAACCGGCTGAAGTGGTACCCGCTTCAGGAGAGCATCCGAGGCAGCTCCTGCACCGAGTCCTCATCCACAGTCCTGCTCTCCAACCCACGTGAGAAGTTTGGTGGTGAAGGACCCACGAGGACCTCTTGCGCTAGGGAAAAACCACATATACTGCTACACATCAGCCCTCTGACCCCGTGATCCCCCcgagcagcccagcccagcctgcagcccctgcctggcctccagctgaggagggaggaCAACTTTGGGGACAAAAATAAGCACATCcttccagcctgctcctgctgtggcTTGGCAGTCCAGGCTCTCATTACCTTGTGGTTTCCAGCATATAAAAACTTCCCCTTTACCATGCAGACCTCAAAAATAGATGAGGGACTGCTaaatgtggggggggggggggggggggtgcgccCAGGAGCCAGGGATAGATGCCCAGGTGCAAAGCATAGCCGAAACCACGAGCTCCTGGACTGCAAAGCATTTCCCCAGGGAAAAACATGTcccttcccagcatctccaggtTGGATTCAGCCTCCGTCACTGGAGGAGGAGAGGCCACAGCAGCCACCGAGCGCCCTGCTCCGAGGCTGACGGCCATCACACCtcctattattatttttatattattattagaGCTGTTATTTTAAGAACAGATGAGCCCTGCAGTGATGCCCCTTTTAGGAAttaatgaaaaaggaataaacagCCAGCCGGCGTAAGAGCCCTGATCCCACAGTCAATCCTGCTGTGAACCCCGCAGACCATGCCAAAGAGCAGCAATTCCTCGCTCCGGTGTCAGCACCAACCCGCCCTCAGGGACAAGCCCGCTCCACTTTCTCTAGGTCCTTCCCCAGCCGCTCGTTGCCATGGCATACAAACATTTCCACCCGGGGGCTTTGAAAATTGGGGTTTGTTCAACCCATTTGCACCCCTATTCGTGGCAGCACCAGGCAAGTGGTTCTGCCCTTGGAAGAGGAGTCTCCTCTGCACCTATGTGCCAGTATTTGCAGAGAGCAGATCCTATTATCCTATTATTTATCATATTAAcctatttattttgtattatagtGTCCTATTATTTATCATGTTATTATATTATGCTATTTACTTTGTATTATAGTGTCCCATTATTTATCATATTATTATATtatcctatttaatttttattttagtgtcctattatttatcattttattatcctattatttatcttttatcctattatttattattttcttatattctcctattttttcctcccagttagGGGTGGGAAGGGGTAGGACCAAACGCACGCAAGTACCAGAgcaccttttccttccctcctgcttgcCCTTACCCTGCAAATCATCTCCTGGCAAGCTCCAAAAACTGCAAAGCAGCGTCAGCCCCAGGCGCACAGCATCCATCCCACGAGGCTGCTGGTTCACCCAAACCCCATGTTTCTCTAAACACTAACCACAGCTTAATTAAGAGTCCATTAGGGCAATGACTAGACTATACAATTCCCGTAATTCTCTTCTTCAAGCTGCCCATCActgggggaaaagaaatacaaataaaaattaaagcatttgcaCGtgcatccccccagcccagccaaaTCTAACAGGAGAGATGGAGCAGCcaagagagaaatgcaaaatgcaggcAGCGACAAAAGGCTCTTCCCAGGGCAGAGGGTGTGGGGGGAGCGGATGACTCCCTCCTTATCTCGCATTCCCACCAGGCTGCCAGGGCAAGTTGGATACGGCCAGCCCGGAAACAGGATACGGCCCAGGAACACCCACGTGCCGGTCCTGACCGCCAAGTGCCGGGAAGAGGGGCAAGGAGGTCGCGGGAATtgtcttccagaaaaaaaaaaccaacaccaccacaCCAGGAGCAGCCTGGCGACACTGCTCTGCTGGGGTCttcctcctgggacccccaaggCTGAGCCTATAGACACAGCGAGCAGGAGTCAGCAGCAAGGCAGGGGGATCATTCGGGGTCACCGGAGAACATAATTAAATCCATAAGTAGGCAGCCGCTTGTTTAGCATGGGAGTTTTTTTTGCTCTGCAGCAAAGCACACACGGTGAGACATCCCACCGGCCACGTGGCCACCTCCCCATAATGCATaaaggggagggggaataaaataaaattacttatcCCCAATAATTTCCCAGTAGCTATTGCTGCAAATATTTAGTCCCCAGCAGCTCGTCCCATGGAGATCAGGTTTTCTCTCCCAGCCCCAAAAAACCACAGAGGACCCCATAAACCAGGAGGCAAACACCCAGGGAGCAGCAGACATTACTGGGTGATTAAATGCTTCAGTTTTTCCTCCCCCAGGCAATCATTCATGGCCATTAATTGAAAACGAGGGTCAATGGCAGCTGTGGGCAAGAGCTGCAGCAAGGCATCGCCGGCAGGGACACGGTGCAAACCAGCCCGGGCAGGGACGATGCCAAGCCCCGAGCTCAGCCCTTCTGAGGCCCCATGAAGTAGTtgcacagcttaaaaaaaaaacccaaatctaatAAAAATTATCCTTTCTCCCCTTCATCAGCTCCACAGAAGCTCCCACGTAAAACCGGGCTGTGGCCCACGGGATGCCTCCTGCCCAGACACGGATAGGTGCCCTCCCGAGCTCAGAGGAGCCGGAGGAGCCTttggggctggagcagagcggGACGGACCGTCCCTGCCCTCTGCCGGCTGCGCGGCACTGGACGGGCGGGATGTGGGACGGTGCCGGACAGGCGGGATGCTGGGTGGGACGCGGGATGGTGTGGGAGGGCGGGATGCTGGGTGGGATGCGGGATGGTGCGGGATGCAGGACGGTGCCAGACAGGCGGGATGCTGGGTGGGATGCAGGATAGCGTGGGATGGCGCTGGATGGGTGGGATGCAGGACGGTGCAGGATGGGATGCGGGATGGCACCAGACAGGCGGGATGCTGGGTGGGATGCAGGATGGTGCAGAATGCAGGACGGTGCCGGACAGGCGGGATGCTGGGTGGGATGCAGGACAGTGTGGGATGGCGCTGGACAGGTGGGATGCAGGGTGGGATGCGGGACGGTGCAGAATGGGATGAGGAATGGCACCAGACAGGCAGGATGCTGGGTGGGATGCAGGACAGCACTGGGTCACCATGACCAAAAGAGCCCTGGCACCTCTCCCATGGCATGGCAGAAAGCTGCAGCCCAAGAAACCATCCAGCTTCAGCAGGGCTGGTCCCGGAGCCCAGCTGCACCCTCTGGGATCAGATGCAACCCCGTGCCGATGGGGCAGAGGGCACGCAGGTGCCGCTCACCTGCCGGTAGGTGCAGATGATGATTTCTCGGAGGTGGTAGTGCATGGGTGTCATGGTCTCGCTGACGGTGTCCAGGGCCATGTCCACCTCCTTCTTCATCCGGTGACCATCGGGCAGGAGCTGGACCACCTTCATCACCACCTGGAGCATGGGCAGAAGCAGCACGGGCTTCACCATGTGCCTCCTCACCTCGACCCCATTGCTCCATCCCTGCCCGGGAGAGGACCCAGCCCCTCCAAATAAGCAGCTGTGGCTAAGGTAGCAAGGAGCGGGCTTGGAGGAGGACCCCTAAAACAGTCAGGCCCAAGGACTCACCTCGAACTCCCCTTTGGTGTACTTGGCGTCAGGCACGCTCACAATTTCCTCCTCGCTCATCTCGGGGATGCCCTGGGGCAGTCAGAGAGAGCCGGGCTGTTAGGGGCTGCGTGCCCCGTCCCCACTGCCCAACAGCTGAGCAGAAATGCAGGCCCCGAACCCAACCCACCAGGACCCCAGGCATCCTCCACCTCCCCTCTGCCTACGCAGGGAAGACCAAAATTTTACCCCCACCATCCGCTCTTCAAGGAGGGAGCCACATCTCTCCTGCCCTTAACCCTTTGTCCTGGGGTGGGAGCTCTCGGGAACAGGGTAAAGGCTAACCAGGGATGCACCCACACTTCTCCTGGAGCTTGTTGGGGGCTAGGCACAGCAAGAGGCCACCGTACGGGCATCCACCCCCCGCAGCCCATCCTGGCCCTCGCCAGCCCTCCCCACGCTCCTTTCAACCCTCCCGCTGTGCCACAGCTGCTGTGGGCTGTGCTGagcttccccagcagcccccgctcCAGTCTGACCCCCTGGGAGAGCTGCAGACCCCAGTACCCACGTTGAAGTGCCAGAGGGTGAGGACAGCGATGACCATGGCCGTGGTGGTCCTGCCCCGGCCGCTGGAGCAGTTGAACACAAAGGCTGCCTGCGAGTCCTCGGCCAGGGCACTCTTCATCGCCTCCAGCAGCCGGTCAAAGTCCTGCCGGGAGCAAAGCCGGGGGGGTTTTATGGGTGCAGCCCGCCTCCCTTCCCCACCATGGGATCCCCCTTGTCCAGCAGCCTCCAGACTAAAATCTCCAGCTCCTCGCTGCACACACCGGATCCAGCCCAGCAGCCTTCCCTCCATCCCTGGCTGGCTGAAGGCACCCGGGGGACCCTGCCTGCGCCAGCAAGCACCCCGCACTGAGCCTGGGCACACCACCGTAGTCCTGGGGCTGGGTGGCACCGAGCACCCAAGTGGCGTTCACCCCGCAGCAGCAGGGATGGCTTGGGAAGGAGGTGGCAGCACCGTCCCATCCCCAGGGTACCTGCTCCTTGGGAGCGCAGAAGTCGGGGATGGGGATGCGGCAGTAGGTCAGCCCCTGGCAGACGTTCTTCTGCTGGCTGAATATTTCCTGCGTGGTCAGGCAGCTCTTGAACATCTTCATCTGCTTCTCCACCTCCAGGTACACCTCCAGCCACTTCTGGCACTTCAGCAGGTCGCCCTTCAGGGTAGCCTCTAGTTTCTGCAGAGGATGGAGAAACCCTCACCATAAGACCTGCTcgtcttaatttttttcaggattttaattatttttttttttttttttttttagatacaggCTAACACCCCTCTCAAACACCCCACAGccaacacaaaaccccacaccagCTCCTGGCTACCACCTCTGCCCAGGACTACGGTCCCCACCGTACTTGATGGGAGCCTCAGGAGCATCATCTCCCACCACCCCGGGCAGCTCCTCCACACAGCTACTGGCAGCcaagctcctctgctgcctgtctCCTCTGGAAACCCAGCTGGGAACATCTGCTCTCCTTTCCCCGGGTGCCTTTTACCCTCGCTTTCAAGCCACACTATAAATTCTTCAGGGGAGGATCTCCGCTTTGCTCTGCCTTTGCAAACTCTTACACAGTGACAGCAAAGTCAGGAGGACtcctttatttttgcagtatgATAAAGAGCGGGTCAGCCACCTGGTTTTGCATCagctgggctgtccccagcctcTAGCAGACATGGAGGGCACAAGCCAAGCATGGCACCCGATACGACCACTGCCCCtcattgctaaaagaaaaaaaaaccaaaacaagcagcTCCAGGGGGTGAGGGACTACCAAAGCCTGTGGACATCACCCACGAGTGCTCCTGGGAGCGGGAGATCAGTCCCTGCTGGACGGGCAGAAatccccgctgccccggcatCCCCCGGCAGGCAGGAGCTCACCTCCAGCTGCTGGGGCGAGGCACCAGGCACAGGGATCAGCTCCTCCAGGTGCCCAGGCTCCCGCAGCGTATAGATCTGCTCGTTCCCCTCCAGGACCACTTCTTCCCGGAGGTTGATCCAGACGATGCGGGCGTGCTTCCTCTTGGCATCCGTCAGGTACCGCAGGACGCTCCCCAGGGTCTAGGGGAAGGGGCAGCAAGGGTGATGGGAGGGCTGGGAGCCCATTGCGGGCGACCCTGCCCGCTGCAGGGTGCATGCCCCTCACCTTGGAGCTGGGCTGCGCCGTCCCGTAGACTGGCATCTTGGGCACCCGTCGAAAGTTGGCCACGCTCATCTCCTTGGCGGTGCTCAGCACGTCCGGGCAGAAGCGCTCATCTGCCACCTGCAGTGGAGCAAAGCCTGGGCAAAAGGGGTGTCCTCCCAGCatcccagctgcctcctcctaCCCACGGGTTTGCAGCGGGGTTCCTAGCACACCACAACCTCTCACCCATGGTCCCCGCTCAGGAGAAGTCCCCAAACCCTTCCAACCCCAGCAAGCCAGGGCTCAAAGCTGCATGGCTGCATTTTAAAGGTGGGAGATGCTCTTCTTGCAGCAAGGCCGtgtcaaagcagcagcaagccaCCAACAGCTCTGGCCTCCTTCCCCCTGCCACAGCCACCCAGGAGCACCAAGAAAGGTGAAGCTGCAGCTAGTCTTCCAGCTCAGGCTCATGTTATGGGGTGCTCCAGCATCCCAGTACCCAGGGTCTGCAGGGCAGACACACCCGTGTGCACAGAGGGTCTCTAGCCACATGCCCATCCTTGCTGAGGATGCAGGGAGGACATGGACCTAGAGACCCCAACATGGACCTGCAGACCTCAAGACTCAGCACCTGCCCTACAACAGGGAAACCCCTCACTTCTCCCACCCCACCAAACCTCTTTGAGGGCGAGCATCCCAGGAAGGTGCCATTCCCAGGGGACGACAAGGAGCTACCAGCCCGATCCCTACATGCAGGATGGGTACTCACCAGTACTCGTGTCCCCTTGGTGACGAGGTCCCCAGTGACAGTGAGCTCCGACAAGTTCATCTCCGCCTGCAGCCGGTAGAGCTCGGGGTGccggcacatccacctgctgaaGCTGAGGGCAAAGCCCAGGGGGTACTgccggcggggggccggggggggacgcGCTGTCAGCCTGGGCTCACACCCCCTGCCCGGACGCAACCCACGACCCCACTGAAAAAGCCTGCATTTGCTTGGGAAACTCAGAGGCGGAGACCCCTTCCCTCCCACTACATGGGGAAgccaaaaaaaagagcaaaggagaggttttggggctgggggcgggggggttacCTGCTCATGAAGGTAGGAGTTGAAAGCAATCAAGTAGAAGTAGCGTTCGAGGCTCTGCAAAGTCCTCTGGAGGAAATACTCTTTGGTGCTGCTCCCCTGAAAGCAGAGGCAGGTGGGATTCGTGATGCCCAATGCCAACCGGTCCGGCAGCCCAGAGCAAGCCAGAAGGCTGGGGAAAAAGCCCTACACACGCTTGTTTGTGGCTGGCTTAGAAGAGAGACAAGCAAGTAGCAAACAGGcatgaggaatatttttttatgcagcaggttttgggggggaagaggggcagCAATAGCATTTAAGCCGCTCCGAAGGGTTTTTGCGTATTCATGCTAACTTCACCAAGCTGTTTGTTTGGAAAGAAACCACTTCCAAATGAgaaggggggaggcgggggggggggggggggggggggaggggtggaaCTACAAAACCCAATCTGGAATAGTTTTTTAcgctgttttttctttaaatgaaacgTTTCAAGTTTTCCATATTAAATTATGCTTAAAGACATAAATTTGCATGTCAGCTCAAACAAAACCTTCCCTTTAGCCCAAGGACACACCGGGAGCAGTTCCAACCAGACCCGAGGGGCGTTGCTGTCCCGGGGGGATACACAGTCCAGATGCTAACAGGAGACTCGAACCCAAGGGGAGCGGGGTTGGTTAATGCAAggtcctgcccccaccccagccacctCCGTGGTCTTCAGCCAAGATGCTCAGgtggcagcatccctggggaaAGAGGTCCCCATGACAGCGATGCCACGGGTAGGGATGCGGGGAGCCTGCCGGAGACATCACCTCCCAGACCCATGCTCTGGGTAATGCGAGGAATGCTCAGGGACCtcttggggacccccccatctGCCTTCAGAGCCCAGCAGGACCCCCAAGACCCAATCCAGGGTCAGCATTTCATGGGGGGTGGCAGACCCCAAAATGAAGGGTGATGCTAGACAAACTTAAGAGCAAGACGAGCTTATTAATTAGAGACATAAGCCACATGCCCTGTACTATCCTCCATTTCCAAgtgtctcctctttcccttcatcCCCAGAAGCATCATGATGCCTATGTAGCTGGCTTGAAGCaaactctcctcctccccatcttcATCATTACCTCCCCAAACCAGGTGCTTGCCCCAGCACAGCTATCTTCTCCCGGAGACACAAGCTCAAACCCACAGGATTTTCCATAATTCGGAAACCACCACCACGCTGTCTCGGGGCAGGGTTTGTACTTCTGAGCATCCCATCCAACAAATTAACCCGCAACGCCAGCACCAGCAAAGGAGCACCCAGCATGGGGTCCGCAAGCATCCCTGGAGAGCCCATCAGGACTCCCTGCCCCAGGATACGATGGAAAATCCTATAAGATGAGGCTGTATATGTACAGGGGTGGGCTTGGCGAGCAGGCTTGCGCATCTCTGACATTATGTGGTTGACTCATGAATATTTACTTGTTCCTCGCAAGAGAAATCCGGCCTGCTGTCATTTATCAAGAGGCAGGGCAGTGGGCTTTGCTCTGGAAACTCAAAACAAAGCCTGCGAGGATGGAGCCGTGCTGGGTTTGCTGGCAGAGCGGCATTTCTCTACAAGAGCTTGCATTGCCTGCAATAAAAATGAGCCCTGCACTCTCACCCAAGGTAAGTCTCTTAATATTCCCCTTAAATAGGCTTTTGATGAAAAGGGGGATGATCTGCTCACGTTTCAGCCACGGAGAGCTGGGTGCCACGGGGGTCTGGCTGCAGCTCAGCATCCCATGCCAGGTTGCACCTACCCCTGCATCACCATCGCTTGAGGACTTAAATCTCCACTTTTATCCCCAACACAGGGCAGAAACCCACAGTCCAGCAGGAGATCATTCCTCTGGACCCAGAAAagcccttcctctccccaaaagCAAGTGGGGCTCTGCCAGCTCACCCAGCAAAGCCCCCCGGTAccacctgcagcccctccagccctaCCAAGCCCAGGCTGTTTTTTCGATGGCCAAGCatcagcccctctcccctcctcatcctccccctaCCTAGCACATTTTCCTGGCCCCTCGCCATTGTTTAAACCTGCTCTCACTCCATGCAGACTTCAAATAAACACTCCTCATCGCTAATTTACGGCAGTCCCCCAGCCGTTTGTTTCCCCGGCGTCGAGGATGACATAGAGCAGCCTTCCTCAGCGGGGAAAGAGTCAGGGAAAGGCTTCAAGGCAGTGGGAAAATCCCCTGCCCTGTGCCCAAGCTTCCCCCACTATACAAGAGAGTATCTGCCATCACATGAGCAGCACCAAACATACCCAAATCCACCCTAAAAAGGGGGTAAAATTTGGGATTTGGCACTAAACGCGAAAAAAGTGCcagtaaatgctttcttttccccctgcttAATCATTTTCATGGTGCTGTTCTGCTCCAGCCTATTTGCTTTGGCTGCACAGCACCTGTTTTTCAGATTGCCCTTTACAACCGTCCCCGGCACCTCCACTCCGCATTCAGCATGTAAATGGGAAAATTAATCTCCAAGCAGGCTGGGATCAGAGCAGCGTTTCCATCCGAGCATtctctctccatccatccattgCCTGGTGAGGAGTCCCCCAGCTGGACAGGGAGATCACGGCTTTCCAGTGTGGAAAGCCACCCTGAtggcttttcaaagcaaaggggaaaaaaaaaaaaaaaaaaaatcctacagagAGGAAAGCTTGACCTTGAGTGACTATATTTGCAGGAAAACCTCTAAGCAACAATCCCTCCCAGCTCCCAAGGACTTTTACCAGCCAGGCTGGTATGGATTTTCCAATTTTAGAGCTGACGAAACCAGGGCATGGGATATTATTTGCCCCCAAGGTCATCTACCAGAAGCAGCGGTGAAGCCCAaaccagccagctttcccccatATCCCAGCCTGCTCCATTTTATGGCTCTTAAACAATTGAGGGGGGGGAAAGCTCCACAACCTTCCAGGTTTCACATCCCTGGGAAATTTCCAGCTCACAGGAAGCTTTGGATTTCCAGAATTTACATTCTTCTCATCCCCATGCAAAAACAGCTCGATAAATTACCCTGCAGAGAGCAGGCGGCTTGCATCCGAGCAATCCTCTAATTAACATACCTGGATCTGATAGTCCTCCCCGAtcccttccagcttcttcttATACTCGTAGATGGCTTCCTTCATGTCGTGCATCTCCGAACAGGAGGCGATGGCACTGTCCACCTTGCGAGGAGCAAGCGGAAAGCCGCTCAGCTAGCCCCAGATGGGGGGGGGACCAACCTCGCCCCCTCCCATCCACTCCACCGGGGGTTTCACTGGCACCCTCTTACCTCCTCGACTATCTGCTGGCCTTTGGGGACCATCTCGATGAAGGTCTGGATGACCCGAAGCCTGTCCCTGGGAGACGTTTTAGGCGGGTGGGAGAGGCTggtgtgggggaagagggaggtcAAACAAGCCCCAGGAGCACGGGcatcacccccaccccagccccaggggctgccccacTTACTCGGGCTTCTGGGCGGCTCCTCGGTGGTGGTGGAGGACGAGTGTGCCCATGGCCATGGCCAGGTTGGTCCTGCCCACACCGGTCTGGCAGCCGAAGAGCAGCGCCGGTGGGGGTCTGCCAGGGTCccgcagcagcaggctggggctctcctaggaggaagggacagagggatggggaccACAGGGGCATCCAGGAGGGCCAGGTCTGCCACCACAATGGCCAGGGTGGAGGTGATGGCCCTGCCCAGGCGCAGAGGGGTGGGTGGCATCTCCCCTTTGCTCAGGGGACGGCACAGATGGACCAGGACAGCACAATGGGCGGTCCATCCactgtgtccccatgccctccACAGCCGCTGGTGGACGTTGGCTTGTCCACCCCAGGGGACATATTCCCACCACCAGTCCCCAAGCCACTGAGATGAAAACTcccaggattaaaaaaaaaaaaaaaaaaaaaaaaatagaagcccTGCCATCGAAAGCCTTTGCAACAAATCCAGATCATTTCTCCCAAACCTGTTTAGGGAAGAGCCACCTATGCAGGGATGCTGGGAGGTGGCAAGGGATGGTCACCTC from Mycteria americana isolate JAX WOST 10 ecotype Jacksonville Zoo and Gardens chromosome 6, USCA_MyAme_1.0, whole genome shotgun sequence includes:
- the PALD1 gene encoding paladin, which translates into the protein MGTTASAAQQAVSASPLESGVPGNGSMEDQHSLSIHSFQTLGLHNSKAKSIITNKVAPVVITYNCREEFQIHDDLLKANYTVGRISEATLEHYLVQGKYFMVRDVYGKLDVLNTTGSCGAPNFRQAKGGYAVFGMGQPSLNGFKLVLQKLQREGHKECVFFCVREEPVVFLRLEGDFVSYTPRGKENLHENLQLLQRGLRAESLELAIRKEIHDFAQLSESVYYVYDDIERLRDEPHAVRVQCEEDIQVTEEVYRRPVFLLPSYRYHRLPLPAEGAPLEEQFDAFIHFLRESPSLLLRDPGRPPPALLFGCQTGVGRTNLAMAMGTLVLHHHRGAAQKPDLSHPPKTSPRDRLRVIQTFIEMVPKGQQIVEEVDSAIASCSEMHDMKEAIYEYKKKLEGIGEDYQIQGSSTKEYFLQRTLQSLERYFYLIAFNSYLHEQYPLGFALSFSRWMCRHPELYRLQAEMNLSELTVTGDLVTKGTRVLVADERFCPDVLSTAKEMSVANFRRVPKMPVYGTAQPSSKTLGSVLRYLTDAKRKHARIVWINLREEVVLEGNEQIYTLREPGHLEELIPVPGASPQQLEKLEATLKGDLLKCQKWLEVYLEVEKQMKMFKSCLTTQEIFSQQKNVCQGLTYCRIPIPDFCAPKEQDFDRLLEAMKSALAEDSQAAFVFNCSSGRGRTTTAMVIAVLTLWHFNGIPEMSEEEIVSVPDAKYTKGEFEVVMKVVQLLPDGHRMKKEVDMALDTVSETMTPMHYHLREIIICTYRQGKSGKEERETWTLQLRSLQYLERYIYLILFNAYLHLEKKDSWQRPFSLWMREVAAVAGVYEVLNQLGFPELESLEGKPLCTLRGRWQAQGGTPRPFRGDFV